One Desulfovibrio fairfieldensis genomic window carries:
- a CDS encoding LarC family nickel insertion protein: MDLYLDCGNGISGDMTLAALVHLGLDIAPLASVLARAGVNCRIETWPETRVGGPGRRVDVSWDEVQPLRHPADIAAVFAVLDMGGAARQRALAVLEALTLAEAEAHQIPPEEVHFHEVGAIDTLVDIAGACWGLEQLGVRRVTASPLPWFSGTVQCAHGLIPLPAPAAAWLMRGKPVRPTDAREELVTPTGAALVHVLVDEFTDGPLGVLRALGTGYGSRPAPGGLRAWLAEPAPEAVSHARGGREQVLQLETHLDHLSGEELGMALTALAASPEVLDVLWLPGIGKKNRPAGLLRVLCRPEDEEGVSLGLLRHTHSLGLRRQCLERLVLPREAAELIDAGERLEAKAYILEGRRYVRAEAEAVKSASARLGVGAPALRFKA; this comes from the coding sequence ATGGATTTATATCTGGATTGCGGCAACGGCATCAGCGGCGACATGACCCTGGCCGCCCTGGTCCATCTGGGGCTGGATATTGCCCCTCTGGCGTCGGTCCTGGCCCGCGCCGGTGTGAATTGCCGCATTGAGACCTGGCCCGAGACGCGCGTCGGCGGCCCCGGCAGGCGGGTGGACGTGAGCTGGGACGAGGTCCAGCCCCTGCGCCATCCGGCGGACATCGCGGCCGTCTTCGCCGTCCTGGATATGGGCGGCGCGGCGCGGCAACGGGCCTTGGCCGTGCTGGAGGCCCTGACCCTGGCCGAGGCCGAGGCGCATCAGATTCCGCCGGAAGAGGTGCACTTTCATGAGGTGGGGGCCATCGACACCCTGGTGGACATCGCCGGGGCCTGCTGGGGCCTGGAGCAACTGGGCGTGCGCCGGGTTACGGCCTCGCCCCTGCCCTGGTTTTCCGGCACGGTGCAATGCGCCCACGGGCTGATTCCGCTGCCCGCGCCCGCCGCTGCCTGGCTGATGCGCGGCAAGCCCGTGCGGCCCACGGACGCGCGCGAGGAATTGGTCACGCCCACGGGCGCGGCTCTGGTCCATGTGCTGGTGGATGAATTTACGGACGGCCCGCTGGGCGTGCTGCGCGCCTTGGGCACGGGCTACGGCTCGCGTCCGGCCCCGGGGGGGCTGCGGGCCTGGCTGGCGGAGCCCGCGCCCGAAGCCGTGTCGCACGCGCGGGGCGGCCGGGAACAGGTGCTGCAACTGGAGACCCATCTGGACCACCTCAGCGGCGAGGAGCTGGGCATGGCCCTCACGGCCTTGGCCGCGTCGCCCGAAGTGCTGGATGTGCTCTGGCTGCCCGGCATCGGCAAGAAAAACCGTCCCGCAGGCCTGCTGCGCGTGCTCTGCCGCCCGGAGGACGAGGAGGGCGTAAGCCTGGGCCTGCTGCGCCATACCCACAGCCTGGGCCTGCGGCGGCAATGCCTGGAACGGCTGGTGCTGCCGCGCGAGGCGGCGGAGCTGATCGACGCGGGTGAACGCCTGGAAGCCAAGGCCTATATCCTGGAGGGGCGGCGCTACGTGCGCGCCGAGGCCGAGGCCGTCAAATCGGCGTCGGCCCGCCTGGGGGTGGGCGCGCCCGCCCTGCGTTTCAAGGCCTGA
- a CDS encoding CBS and ACT domain-containing protein, with the protein MLVQNWMTTEVITVTPETSLLKIGKLMRDNSVRRLPVLDDKGHVVGIISDRDVRDASPSKATTLDMYEMHYLLAELKAKDIMTPRPFTVKPTDTVEKAAMLMLDNKFGGLPVVEESGRLVGIISDQDVFKALVSITGVREGGIQLGIEIANQPGAMKPVFDLLRAHGARILSVLSANNQEGNRKVFLRLREMENREAEEAVIADVKEHAHLLYWARNEVHLV; encoded by the coding sequence ATGCTCGTACAGAACTGGATGACCACCGAAGTGATTACCGTGACGCCCGAAACGTCCCTGCTCAAAATCGGCAAGCTGATGCGCGACAACAGCGTACGCCGTCTGCCCGTGCTGGACGACAAGGGCCATGTGGTGGGCATCATTTCAGACCGCGATGTCCGGGACGCCTCGCCTTCCAAGGCCACTACCCTCGACATGTATGAGATGCATTACCTGCTGGCCGAACTCAAGGCCAAAGATATTATGACGCCCCGGCCCTTCACAGTCAAACCCACGGATACCGTGGAAAAAGCGGCCATGCTGATGCTGGACAACAAGTTCGGCGGCCTGCCCGTGGTGGAGGAAAGCGGACGTCTGGTGGGCATCATTTCGGACCAGGACGTATTCAAGGCCCTGGTGAGCATTACCGGCGTACGCGAGGGCGGCATCCAGCTGGGCATTGAAATCGCCAACCAGCCCGGAGCCATGAAGCCCGTCTTCGACCTGCTGCGCGCGCACGGGGCCCGGATACTCTCCGTGCTCTCGGCCAACAATCAGGAAGGCAACCGCAAGGTCTTTCTGCGTCTGCGCGAAATGGAAAACCGCGAAGCCGAGGAAGCGGTCATCGCCGACGTCAAGGAACATGCCCATCTGTTGTACTGGGCGCGCAACGAAGTGCATCTGGTTTAG
- a CDS encoding TusE/DsrC/DsvC family sulfur relay protein translates to MAEITYKGKSFEVDEDGFLLRFDDWCPEWMEYVKESEGISEITPDHQKILDFLQDYYKKNGIAPMVRILSKNTGYKLKEVYELFPSGPGKGACKMAGLPKPTGCV, encoded by the coding sequence ATGGCTGAGATCACCTATAAAGGTAAAAGCTTTGAAGTTGACGAAGATGGTTTCCTGCTGCGTTTTGACGACTGGTGCCCCGAATGGATGGAATATGTGAAGGAATCCGAAGGCATCTCCGAGATCACCCCTGATCATCAGAAGATCCTCGACTTCCTGCAGGACTACTACAAAAAGAACGGCATCGCTCCCATGGTGCGCATTCTTTCCAAAAACACCGGCTACAAGCTGAAGGAAGTGTACGAACTCTTCCCCTCCGGCCCCGGCAAAGGCGCCTGCAAAATGGCCGGCCTGCCCAAGCCCACCGGTTGCGTGTAG
- a CDS encoding DUF2339 domain-containing protein gives MVWGWLRANPMLYAGLCVFLTGIAFALGYLVRHGYVSLEVRLALVGLAGLGMQVLGWRLRRRNALYGLGLMGGGAVVLYFVLFTAARLELLSPLAALGMMVALVLGVAVLALAADAEVLAALSAVGGFLAPVLLSTGSADYLGLFGYYAVLCLGNAFLLRFRAWDIPALISFAAVYGIGGLWGGRSYEARMFFPVELFLLFFFVLFSFMQLQLAAHADAMDARTAGRAGAARRYLHASLLFGLPLLTFSYQYYLVRPYPYMAAFSALGMAAWHIGLGWRLRRRDGAARRLTREALLVLGLGFSALAVPLALDLSWTTCTWALQGLGLIWLGLRQKRPLLRFLGYALQLLAATTFMDLFSLRELISLPGGLLDNRMACGLVMTLAALLLVHFCSRHRNVLGRQEREMLLPWQTWAMIWWLGTGLNILSGFLDVQEQLFANAALVFTVLSCVLWVRIGTRLSWRAFAAAGHLLLPALLLSQWRFLPDLALLPFLPLRPPPAVSPLAWSHGGLAALPLAWASFVFCLRSMPWPSSGDRYRKIVANAVLLSVPGLLLPAANHDLGRLPLLGPAWSLLLLTILAAAFLFLLRRGSRLPVLSGPADPVRWSGLVLSLVLVCWFCLFCALPGAAAPLPYIPLLGPLDMAQSLCLLACLYWLRGMRHTGFPPERLYRGLLAGFGAGAFALCTVVAARAVSWYAYCPYTAAALVRSPVFQAVLSVLWGSIALGLVLTASRVFRQRKLWFAGAALLGLTLCKLLLFDLADHQTVYRIISFLFLGLLMLGMGYFCPLPPKRREEASEQNSSPAP, from the coding sequence GTGGTCTGGGGCTGGCTGCGGGCCAATCCCATGCTCTACGCCGGACTCTGCGTGTTTCTGACCGGCATCGCTTTTGCCCTGGGCTATCTGGTCCGGCACGGCTACGTCAGTCTGGAAGTCCGCCTGGCTCTGGTAGGTCTGGCCGGTCTGGGCATGCAGGTTCTGGGCTGGCGGCTGCGCCGCCGCAACGCCCTTTACGGCCTGGGTCTCATGGGCGGCGGCGCGGTGGTGCTCTACTTCGTGCTGTTCACGGCCGCCCGCCTGGAACTGCTCTCCCCCCTGGCCGCCCTCGGGATGATGGTCGCTCTGGTTCTGGGCGTTGCCGTGCTGGCTCTGGCCGCCGACGCCGAGGTGCTGGCCGCGCTTTCCGCCGTGGGCGGCTTTCTGGCCCCGGTGCTGCTCTCCACGGGCAGCGCCGATTATCTCGGCCTGTTCGGTTATTACGCGGTACTGTGTCTGGGCAATGCCTTCCTGCTCCGCTTCAGGGCCTGGGACATCCCGGCGCTGATCTCCTTTGCCGCAGTCTACGGCATCGGCGGGCTTTGGGGCGGACGCTCCTATGAAGCCCGGATGTTCTTTCCTGTTGAACTCTTTCTGCTGTTCTTCTTCGTCCTGTTCAGCTTCATGCAGCTGCAACTGGCCGCGCACGCCGACGCCATGGATGCCCGCACGGCCGGGCGCGCGGGCGCGGCCCGGCGCTATCTGCACGCCTCCCTGCTGTTCGGCCTGCCCTTGCTGACGTTCAGCTACCAGTATTATCTGGTGCGGCCCTATCCCTACATGGCGGCCTTCAGCGCGCTGGGCATGGCCGCCTGGCACATAGGCCTGGGCTGGCGGCTGCGCCGCCGCGACGGAGCGGCCCGGCGCCTGACCCGCGAAGCGCTGCTGGTGCTGGGTCTGGGCTTCTCCGCTCTGGCCGTGCCCCTGGCTCTGGATCTGAGCTGGACCACCTGCACCTGGGCCTTGCAGGGCCTGGGCCTGATCTGGCTGGGCCTGCGGCAGAAGCGCCCCCTGCTGCGTTTTCTGGGTTATGCGCTGCAATTGCTGGCGGCGACAACCTTCATGGATCTCTTTTCCCTGCGTGAACTGATCTCCCTGCCCGGCGGCCTGCTGGACAACCGCATGGCCTGCGGCTTGGTCATGACCTTGGCGGCCCTGCTGCTGGTACATTTCTGCTCGCGGCACCGGAACGTCCTGGGTCGGCAGGAACGCGAAATGCTGCTGCCCTGGCAGACCTGGGCCATGATCTGGTGGCTGGGCACCGGCCTGAACATACTCTCCGGTTTCCTCGACGTTCAGGAACAGCTTTTCGCCAATGCCGCTCTGGTCTTCACGGTCCTGAGCTGCGTGCTCTGGGTCCGCATCGGGACGCGCCTGAGCTGGCGGGCATTTGCCGCCGCCGGGCATCTGCTGCTTCCGGCCCTGCTGCTCTCGCAATGGCGTTTTCTGCCGGACCTTGCGCTCCTGCCGTTTCTGCCCCTGCGCCCCCCGCCCGCGGTCTCCCCTCTGGCCTGGAGCCACGGCGGCCTTGCGGCCCTGCCCCTGGCCTGGGCCTCCTTTGTCTTCTGCCTCCGCTCCATGCCCTGGCCCAGTAGTGGCGACCGTTACCGGAAAATCGTGGCAAACGCCGTCCTGCTTTCCGTGCCGGGCCTGCTGCTTCCGGCCGCGAACCACGACCTGGGCCGCCTGCCGCTGCTCGGCCCGGCCTGGAGCCTCCTGCTTCTGACCATTCTGGCGGCCGCCTTTCTTTTCCTGCTCCGCCGGGGCTCCCGCCTGCCGGTTCTGTCCGGCCCGGCCGATCCGGTCCGCTGGAGCGGCCTTGTCCTGAGCCTTGTCCTGGTCTGCTGGTTTTGCCTCTTCTGCGCCCTGCCCGGCGCGGCAGCGCCGCTTCCGTACATTCCCCTGCTGGGCCCCCTGGACATGGCCCAGAGTCTCTGCCTGCTGGCCTGCCTGTACTGGCTGCGCGGCATGCGGCATACGGGCTTCCCGCCCGAACGCCTGTACCGCGGGCTGCTCGCGGGTTTCGGCGCGGGCGCTTTCGCGCTCTGCACGGTCGTCGCGGCCAGGGCCGTTTCCTGGTACGCATACTGCCCCTACACGGCGGCGGCCCTGGTCCGTTCGCCCGTGTTCCAGGCCGTGCTGTCCGTGCTCTGGGGCAGCATCGCCCTGGGTCTGGTGCTCACGGCCTCGCGCGTCTTCCGGCAACGGAAACTCTGGTTCGCCGGGGCGGCCCTGCTGGGCCTGACCCTCTGCAAACTGCTGCTCTTTGATCTGGCCGACCACCAGACCGTTTACCGGATTATTTCCTTCCTTTTCCTGGGGCTGCTGATGCTGGGCATGGGCTATTTCTGCCCTCTGCCTCCCAAGCGGCGGGAAGAAGCCTCCGAACAGAACTCCAGCCCAGCGCCGTAA
- a CDS encoding DUF3999 family protein produces MSSSRRPSFFHLSTWLPLPALALAALLAALPAHAATREQELTPRDFSTLIPIETRGNAPVYRLDLPFLVYERSRLSPLRDVRVFNRLGQAEAICINAVESLPEPAREHAFPCFSLRVRVSPDGVALLRDGRDAPASGPGRDKNEEYETRGLLVDFDQKRPRFDRVRLVPGETLSNSAAGPDGQRGSMLSTRLYVSRDLQHWSLAARPSLGRLRVDGQSLEMLELPVGELDQRYMLLVPAAGSELFPVRELLAREKAKNATPVQSVRLHGRKDDKAGGFGYTVPRGLPVLSLEPELDSDNVLLRGRILTPALLERRNARHQVARRQNETELVWEERAPLFYYRLGGNGRDLRHSDPVPFDRNWLGPENNAPLLRDAPFTLLLRLRGDRAEAPALLVRWARQQLYFMAGGPGPYILAVGSLKTEEAADTRDAALRELPVQAAPARLEMDKLHAQTPPTAYAETSGGQRLLLWGVLLLGAACMAFMAVQLLRKPKE; encoded by the coding sequence ATGTCCTCCAGCCGCCGACCTTCCTTCTTCCACTTGTCCACATGGCTTCCGCTCCCGGCTCTGGCCCTGGCCGCGCTGCTGGCGGCCCTGCCCGCCCATGCAGCCACGAGGGAGCAGGAATTGACGCCACGGGATTTCAGCACCCTGATTCCCATTGAAACCAGGGGCAACGCCCCGGTCTACCGGCTTGATCTGCCCTTTTTGGTCTATGAGCGTTCCCGCCTGTCGCCCCTGCGCGATGTGCGTGTTTTCAACAGGTTGGGGCAGGCCGAAGCCATCTGCATCAACGCCGTCGAATCCCTGCCGGAACCGGCGCGGGAACACGCATTCCCCTGCTTCAGCCTAAGGGTGCGCGTCAGCCCGGATGGCGTCGCCCTGCTGCGCGACGGCCGGGACGCGCCCGCATCCGGGCCGGGACGCGACAAAAACGAAGAATACGAAACCCGTGGCCTGCTGGTGGATTTCGACCAGAAGCGCCCGCGCTTCGATCGCGTGCGGCTGGTGCCGGGGGAAACGCTTTCCAACAGTGCGGCGGGACCGGACGGCCAGCGCGGCTCCATGCTCAGCACCCGACTCTATGTCAGCCGGGATCTGCAACACTGGTCTCTGGCGGCGCGTCCCTCCCTGGGCCGCCTGCGCGTGGATGGGCAGAGCCTGGAAATGCTGGAGCTGCCCGTCGGGGAGCTTGATCAACGTTACATGCTGCTTGTGCCCGCCGCCGGGAGCGAACTTTTTCCGGTGCGGGAACTCCTCGCGCGCGAGAAAGCCAAAAATGCGACGCCGGTCCAGAGCGTCCGCCTGCACGGCCGCAAGGACGACAAGGCCGGGGGCTTCGGCTACACGGTTCCGCGCGGCCTGCCCGTGCTCAGCCTGGAGCCTGAGCTGGACTCGGACAATGTTCTGCTGCGCGGCCGCATTCTGACCCCGGCTCTGCTTGAGAGACGCAACGCGCGGCATCAGGTCGCCCGGCGGCAGAATGAAACGGAACTGGTCTGGGAAGAACGCGCGCCTCTTTTTTACTACCGGCTGGGCGGCAACGGCCGGGACCTCCGGCACAGCGACCCGGTTCCGTTCGACCGGAACTGGCTGGGACCGGAGAACAACGCCCCCCTGCTGCGTGACGCGCCGTTCACCCTGCTGTTGCGCCTGCGGGGCGACAGGGCGGAAGCCCCGGCCTTGCTGGTGCGCTGGGCGCGCCAGCAACTCTATTTCATGGCCGGAGGGCCCGGGCCCTACATCCTGGCCGTGGGCAGTCTCAAGACGGAGGAAGCCGCCGATACGCGGGACGCCGCCCTGCGCGAACTGCCCGTGCAGGCCGCGCCCGCAAGGCTGGAAATGGACAAGCTGCATGCGCAGACGCCGCCCACGGCTTATGCCGAAACCTCCGGCGGCCAGCGCCTGCTGCTCTGGGGCGTGCTGTTGCTCGGAGCCGCCTGCATGGCCTTCATGGCCGTGCAGTTGCTGCGCAAGCCCAAGGAATGA
- a CDS encoding transglycosylase domain-containing protein, producing the protein MGGHSVGVNSAARFYFGINTAALSTGQCALLAGLARCPASCSPLRHPGRAKTRQMAVLDALRRLGWITSPEYARAATEPMTHSASPIEGWPTAERPE; encoded by the coding sequence CTGGGCGGCCATTCTGTCGGCGTAAATTCTGCGGCCCGGTTCTATTTCGGCATAAACACCGCCGCGCTCAGCACGGGGCAGTGTGCCCTGCTGGCTGGTCTGGCACGCTGCCCCGCCTCCTGCAGCCCTTTACGCCATCCGGGCCGGGCCAAAACTCGCCAAATGGCGGTACTGGATGCTCTGCGCCGCCTGGGCTGGATTACGTCCCCCGAATACGCTCGAGCCGCAACCGAGCCCATGACGCATTCGGCCTCCCCAATCGAAGGATGGCCGACAGCCGAAAGGCCGGAATAA
- a CDS encoding penicillin-binding protein 1A yields MKIRFSWKKLTLWLVGIFLVCGLAGGGSAALLLYWASRDLPNITRIADYNPPQATTVLARDGSVLGTLYHEKRFVIGLKDMSRFLPMAFLAAEDDSFYRHMGVDPVAIARAAINNFRKGRAGEGGSTITQQLIKQLLLTSERSYTRKMKEAILAYRLEKDLSKDEILTIYLNQIYLGEHAYGVEAAARTYFGKHASDITLAESAVIAGLPKAPSSYNPFRHPEAAKGRQMYVLGRLRDLKWITPQEYEQAAAEPLVYWSMPEGQGGAALWYLEEARRLLIEFFTEHNLKALGVDTRKYGEDYVYEAGLTVRTAMVPAQQAAAGQALRRGLEELDKRQGWRGPLEQLDAEKQHAFLEASSFTPLDLAGESWVKAVVTAVDAKEARVNLGKGYTGVIPVANMSWARKPNPKVAGIYAPAIKDAKLVLSPGDLIWVSAAPRKTTVTNAKGRKEQQTVPFDAAEVKKNAPVPLLLQQEPAVQGALASLEPQSGDVVALIGGFQFGDSHFNRATQARRQPGSSFKPVVYSTAMDFGFTPSSIVLDAPFVYVNPYTNEVWRPSNYEHNYKGELPLHQALALSRNTSTVRVAQQVGIANVIQRAKALGLEPSFPQELSVSLGAVAVSPLNLTQAYAAFANQGLGVRPRIITSITDAQGRELYRQDEEHWQAVSPQNAYIMATLLKNVVNAGTGSRARIEGRFIAGKTGTTNDEHDAWFVGFTPYLVTGVYVGYDQLQSLGRLEQGGRTAAPIFRYYRSVVEELYEPKDFTMPEGIVMSGGFAYRADMPLQGASATDAGAQDGTVVDTSEGGEDLMRQMF; encoded by the coding sequence ATGAAGATCAGATTCTCCTGGAAAAAGCTCACCCTCTGGCTGGTGGGCATCTTTTTAGTCTGCGGTCTGGCGGGCGGCGGCAGCGCGGCCCTGCTCCTGTACTGGGCTTCCCGCGATCTGCCCAACATCACCCGCATCGCCGACTACAACCCGCCGCAGGCCACCACGGTGCTGGCCCGCGACGGTTCGGTGCTGGGCACCCTCTACCATGAAAAACGCTTCGTCATCGGCCTCAAGGACATGTCACGCTTTCTGCCCATGGCCTTCCTGGCCGCCGAGGACGACTCCTTCTACCGCCACATGGGCGTGGACCCGGTGGCCATCGCGCGCGCGGCCATCAATAACTTCCGCAAAGGCCGCGCGGGCGAGGGCGGCAGCACCATCACCCAGCAGCTCATCAAGCAACTGCTGCTGACCTCCGAGCGCAGCTACACGCGCAAGATGAAGGAAGCCATCCTGGCCTACCGCCTGGAAAAGGATCTCTCCAAGGACGAGATCCTGACCATCTACCTGAATCAGATCTACCTGGGCGAGCACGCCTACGGCGTGGAAGCCGCCGCGCGCACCTATTTCGGCAAGCACGCTTCGGACATCACCCTGGCCGAAAGCGCGGTCATCGCCGGTCTGCCCAAGGCCCCCAGCAGTTACAATCCCTTTCGCCATCCCGAGGCCGCCAAGGGCCGCCAGATGTACGTACTGGGCCGCCTGCGCGACCTGAAATGGATCACCCCCCAAGAATACGAACAGGCCGCGGCCGAGCCCCTGGTCTACTGGAGCATGCCCGAAGGCCAGGGCGGGGCCGCCCTCTGGTATCTGGAGGAGGCCCGCCGCCTGCTCATCGAATTTTTCACCGAGCATAACCTCAAGGCCCTGGGAGTGGACACCCGCAAGTACGGCGAGGACTATGTCTATGAAGCGGGCCTTACCGTGCGCACGGCCATGGTGCCCGCCCAGCAGGCTGCCGCGGGCCAGGCCCTGCGGCGCGGCCTGGAGGAACTGGACAAGCGCCAGGGCTGGCGCGGCCCCCTGGAACAGCTGGATGCCGAAAAGCAGCACGCCTTTCTGGAAGCCAGCTCCTTTACGCCCCTGGATCTGGCGGGCGAGTCCTGGGTCAAGGCCGTGGTCACCGCCGTGGACGCCAAGGAAGCCCGCGTGAACCTGGGCAAGGGCTATACCGGCGTCATCCCGGTGGCCAACATGTCCTGGGCGCGCAAGCCCAATCCCAAAGTGGCGGGCATCTACGCCCCGGCAATCAAGGACGCCAAGCTGGTGCTCAGCCCCGGCGACCTGATCTGGGTTTCCGCCGCGCCGCGCAAAACCACCGTAACCAACGCCAAGGGCCGCAAGGAACAACAGACCGTGCCCTTTGACGCCGCCGAGGTCAAAAAGAACGCGCCCGTTCCCCTGCTGTTACAGCAGGAACCGGCCGTACAGGGGGCTCTGGCCTCCCTGGAGCCGCAGAGCGGCGACGTGGTGGCCCTGATCGGCGGCTTCCAGTTCGGCGACAGCCATTTCAACCGCGCCACCCAGGCCCGCCGACAGCCCGGTTCCAGCTTCAAGCCCGTGGTTTATTCCACAGCCATGGATTTCGGATTCACGCCGTCTTCCATCGTGCTGGACGCGCCTTTCGTCTACGTGAACCCCTACACCAACGAGGTCTGGCGACCCTCCAACTACGAGCACAACTACAAGGGCGAGCTGCCCCTGCATCAGGCCCTGGCCCTGTCGCGCAATACCAGCACCGTGCGCGTGGCCCAGCAAGTGGGCATCGCCAATGTGATTCAGCGGGCCAAGGCTCTGGGCCTGGAGCCCAGCTTTCCGCAGGAGCTTTCCGTGAGCCTGGGCGCGGTGGCCGTGTCCCCGCTCAACCTGACCCAGGCCTACGCGGCCTTTGCCAACCAGGGCCTGGGCGTGCGCCCCCGGATCATCACCTCCATCACGGACGCCCAGGGCCGCGAACTTTACCGCCAGGACGAGGAACACTGGCAGGCCGTCAGCCCCCAGAACGCCTATATCATGGCGACGCTGCTCAAAAACGTGGTCAATGCCGGCACCGGCTCGCGCGCCAGAATCGAAGGCCGCTTCATCGCGGGCAAAACCGGCACCACCAATGACGAGCACGACGCATGGTTCGTGGGCTTCACGCCCTACCTGGTCACCGGCGTCTATGTGGGCTACGACCAATTGCAGTCCCTGGGCCGCCTGGAACAGGGCGGCCGCACGGCCGCGCCCATCTTCCGCTATTACCGCAGTGTGGTGGAGGAGTTGTACGAACCCAAGGACTTCACCATGCCCGAGGGCATCGTCATGTCCGGCGGCTTCGCCTACCGGGCGGACATGCCCCTGCAGGGAGCTTCGGCCACGGACGCCGGCGCCCAGGACGGCACGGTGGTGGACACCTCCGAAGGCGGCGAAGACCTGATGCGTCAGATGTTCTGA
- a CDS encoding substrate-binding periplasmic protein → MPLFSCRRVCIPLLLCACALAAFFLRERILPAGAEKAAPAVLRVGLEDHYPPMAFTDAQGKHTGFDRDMAEALCRQINARCEFVIEPFDDLLQKMISGGLDVMIAGLAALPERRQYMEFTEPYYRSSTIYIGRPGLPVTKEGLRGKRLGAQTGSMQLDILKKEWSDVATVVEAPFADLFGMLARGEVDVVLADALACYDFLKSRAGKDFGMVGDPLQINDVLSLARIGVRKGDRELTASLNKALMTMRVNGEYNHITRKYFPFNIY, encoded by the coding sequence ATGCCTCTTTTTTCCTGCCGCCGGGTTTGCATCCCGCTTCTGCTTTGCGCCTGCGCGCTGGCCGCTTTTTTCCTTCGGGAGCGCATCCTGCCCGCCGGGGCGGAAAAAGCCGCGCCTGCCGTGTTGCGCGTGGGCCTGGAAGACCATTATCCGCCCATGGCCTTCACGGATGCGCAGGGGAAGCACACCGGCTTTGACCGCGACATGGCCGAAGCCCTCTGCCGTCAGATCAACGCCCGTTGCGAGTTCGTCATCGAACCGTTCGACGACCTGCTGCAAAAGATGATCAGTGGCGGGCTGGATGTGATGATCGCCGGGCTGGCCGCCCTGCCGGAGCGCAGACAATACATGGAGTTTACGGAACCGTATTACAGGTCCAGCACCATCTACATCGGGCGGCCCGGCCTGCCGGTCACCAAGGAGGGTTTGCGCGGCAAACGGCTCGGCGCGCAGACCGGTTCCATGCAACTGGATATTCTGAAGAAAGAATGGTCGGATGTGGCCACAGTGGTCGAAGCGCCGTTTGCGGACCTTTTCGGCATGCTAGCCAGGGGCGAGGTGGACGTGGTGCTGGCCGACGCCCTGGCCTGTTACGATTTCCTGAAAAGCCGGGCGGGAAAGGATTTCGGCATGGTGGGAGACCCTCTGCAAATCAACGACGTGCTGAGCCTGGCCCGCATCGGCGTGCGCAAGGGCGACCGTGAGCTGACTGCGTCTCTGAACAAGGCCCTCATGACCATGCGCGTCAACGGCGAATACAACCACATCACCAGAAAATATTTCCCCTTCAACATTTATTGA